The Peribacillus sp. FSL P2-0133 genome has a segment encoding these proteins:
- a CDS encoding DUF2627 domain-containing protein: MKRLIAFLILFIPGAFAAYGIKIMRDMVFGILQPPYPFLWLQFLIGLLITIGGIAFIAGFVLHRDRKQNKVQSRFTKF; the protein is encoded by the coding sequence ATGAAACGTTTAATCGCTTTTTTGATTCTTTTTATACCTGGTGCCTTTGCTGCCTATGGCATAAAAATAATGAGGGACATGGTGTTCGGTATTTTACAGCCTCCCTATCCATTCCTTTGGCTGCAATTTTTAATAGGACTGCTCATTACGATTGGCGGAATAGCCTTTATCGCCGGCTTCGTCCTTCATCGAGATCGAAAACAAAATAAGGTCCAAAGCAGGTTCACTAAATTTTAA
- a CDS encoding glycerophosphodiester phosphodiesterase has product MTLIFAHRGSAGTHPENTMSAFKEAARVGADGIETDVQLSKDGEVVIIHDEKLDRTTNASGYVKDRTLMELKTLNASATHKGKLSKEKIPTLEELFIWLYDNQLFCNIELKNMLFLYPGLEEKVIRLIRTYEMEERVILSSFNHYSLVNCHQLAPELETAPLYRDCLYMPWIYAKAIGGSAIHPNIRAAPDALIQASESMGVPVRPYTINKEAEMKRLFKLGCSGIITDFPEAAVRIREGLKSR; this is encoded by the coding sequence ATGACCTTAATCTTTGCGCATCGAGGCTCTGCAGGAACACATCCGGAAAATACGATGTCGGCGTTCAAAGAAGCTGCCCGTGTCGGGGCGGACGGAATTGAAACGGATGTCCAGCTCTCGAAAGATGGAGAAGTGGTCATCATTCATGATGAAAAGCTCGATCGGACCACGAATGCCTCGGGGTATGTAAAAGACCGGACCTTGATGGAGTTGAAAACACTTAATGCTTCTGCAACCCATAAGGGTAAATTGAGTAAAGAAAAGATTCCGACGCTTGAAGAACTATTTATTTGGCTTTACGATAATCAGCTTTTTTGCAATATTGAATTAAAAAATATGCTTTTTCTGTATCCAGGCTTAGAAGAGAAAGTCATCCGGCTCATCCGTACATACGAAATGGAGGAAAGGGTAATCCTTTCTTCATTCAATCATTACAGTTTGGTCAATTGCCATCAATTGGCACCTGAATTGGAAACCGCACCGCTTTATAGGGATTGTCTATACATGCCGTGGATATATGCAAAGGCAATAGGCGGAAGTGCAATCCACCCAAATATCAGGGCTGCCCCTGATGCATTAATTCAAGCATCGGAGAGTATGGGTGTTCCTGTACGGCCATATACCATTAATAAAGAAGCAGAGATGAAGCGGTTATTCAAACTGGGGTGCAGCGGCATCATTACCGATTTTCCCGAGGCAGCCGTACGGATCAGAGAAGGATTGAAATCAAGATAA
- the spoIVB gene encoding SpoIVB peptidase codes for MKFIWINRIIGGILLVSLLTLGLYQPSREYFLIPNHLVLFEGSQYSISKSLPVSAKTSGSSDGISLHDEQASITLGAEKPGTNEVLLDVAGLPAKKVDIRVLKDFKVMPGGQSIGVKLNTLGVLVVGHHLIDTAQGKKSPGEKAKIEIGDIITEINGQTIKKMGDVTPFVQQAGEKGEALNLVINRDNEVLHSTLLPLKDKNEGTYKLGLYIRDSAAGIGTMTFYHPDSKKYGALGHVISDMDTKKPIVVKDGQIVQSTVTSIEKGSNGDPGEKLARFSSNKEKIGNINRNSPFGIFGKLNQDFKNGINDKPLPITLSHEVKEGPAKILTVVDGSEVEEFDVEIVSSIPQKFPAIKGMVLKVTDKELLQKTGGIVQGMSGSPIIQNGKLIGAVTHVFVNDPTSGYGVHIEWMLNEAGINIYDKNNYEKAS; via the coding sequence TTGAAATTTATATGGATAAACAGGATCATCGGTGGAATTCTCCTTGTTTCGCTATTAACATTAGGGTTATACCAGCCATCTCGTGAATATTTTTTAATTCCAAATCATCTTGTACTATTTGAAGGAAGTCAATATAGTATTTCCAAATCATTGCCTGTTTCTGCAAAAACTTCGGGATCCAGTGATGGAATTTCGCTTCATGATGAACAAGCTTCGATTACGCTTGGTGCTGAGAAGCCAGGTACGAATGAAGTGTTACTCGATGTAGCAGGCCTGCCTGCCAAAAAGGTCGACATCAGGGTGTTAAAAGACTTTAAAGTCATGCCTGGTGGCCAATCCATTGGAGTAAAGCTTAATACTCTTGGGGTGCTCGTAGTAGGTCATCATCTTATTGATACTGCGCAGGGGAAAAAATCACCGGGAGAAAAAGCGAAAATTGAAATCGGTGATATTATTACAGAAATCAATGGTCAGACGATAAAGAAGATGGGGGATGTAACCCCTTTTGTTCAGCAGGCAGGCGAAAAGGGTGAGGCGTTGAATCTTGTCATTAATCGTGATAATGAAGTGCTCCACAGTACCCTATTACCTCTAAAAGATAAGAATGAAGGAACTTACAAATTGGGTTTGTATATCCGTGATTCGGCAGCTGGTATCGGAACGATGACGTTTTATCACCCGGATTCAAAAAAATATGGGGCGTTGGGACATGTCATATCCGATATGGATACAAAAAAGCCGATTGTTGTTAAGGACGGACAGATTGTTCAATCGACGGTCACATCCATCGAAAAAGGAAGCAATGGTGATCCCGGAGAAAAATTGGCACGCTTTTCTTCTAATAAAGAAAAAATAGGAAATATCAATCGCAATAGTCCCTTTGGTATTTTTGGGAAATTAAATCAAGATTTTAAAAATGGAATTAACGACAAGCCACTCCCCATCACCCTTTCCCATGAGGTAAAGGAAGGACCAGCAAAAATCCTTACAGTGGTGGATGGTTCTGAAGTGGAGGAATTCGATGTCGAAATCGTCAGTTCTATACCACAGAAGTTTCCTGCAATTAAAGGAATGGTCTTAAAAGTGACGGATAAGGAATTGCTGCAAAAAACAGGTGGGATCGTTCAAGGTATGAGCGGCAGTCCTATCATACAAAATGGGAAATTAATCGGTGCAGTCACCCATGTATTCGTTAATGATCCTACAAGTGGGTATGGAGTCCATATCGAATGGATGTTAAACGAAGCCGGTATAAATATATACGACAAAAATAATTATGAAAAGGCAAGCTAA
- the recN gene encoding DNA repair protein RecN, with product MLTELSIRNFAIIDSLSVSFEKGLTVLTGETGAGKSIIIDAVHLLVGGRGSAEFIRHGESKAEIEGLFQIEDVKHPVFAKAEEFGIDMNDGMAILRRDISLSGKSVCRVNGKLVTISTLREIGRTLIDIHGQHEHQELMDERLHLPLLDQFGGEKIASALTEYQKLYKRYETASKQLNGLSQNEQQMVHRLDLIQFQFDEIQKADLKLREDEELMEERKKINNFEKIHEALQTSYNALNGEQHAIDWLSVAMNNLEEAAGLDEGLKNSSETVSNSYFLLEEAVSNIRDQLDSLDYDTERVEFIESRLNEINQLKRKYGRTIEEILEYGAAIEEEVEKLQNRETHIAKLEKEMKSIKADLIVEAKNLSELRQKFAQQLTKKIHQELKDLYMEKTIFEPHFLQTAYTFDELSDRGINQSGLDSMEFYISTNPGEPLKPLSKIASGGELSRIMLALKSIFSKHQGITSIIFDEVDTGVSGRVAQSIAEKIYKVATGSQVLCISHLPQVAAMADTHLFIAKNVRAGRTNTSVKPLIETEKIKEIGRMISGVEITDLTKQHANELIQLAKRLKITS from the coding sequence TTGTTAACAGAACTATCGATTAGGAATTTTGCGATCATAGACAGCCTGTCCGTTTCATTTGAGAAAGGCTTGACGGTCTTGACAGGAGAAACAGGGGCAGGGAAGTCAATCATAATAGATGCCGTTCATCTTTTGGTTGGGGGACGTGGTTCTGCAGAGTTCATTCGGCATGGTGAGTCGAAGGCTGAAATAGAAGGATTATTCCAAATTGAAGATGTAAAACACCCGGTCTTTGCCAAAGCGGAAGAGTTTGGCATCGATATGAATGATGGGATGGCGATACTTCGAAGGGATATCTCACTGAGCGGCAAAAGCGTTTGCAGGGTAAACGGAAAGCTTGTAACGATTTCCACCTTACGTGAGATAGGACGGACGTTGATAGATATCCATGGTCAGCATGAACATCAGGAATTAATGGACGAACGACTCCATCTTCCACTGCTCGATCAATTCGGCGGTGAAAAAATCGCATCTGCACTCACTGAATACCAAAAGCTATATAAACGTTATGAAACCGCTTCTAAACAATTGAATGGTTTGAGCCAAAATGAACAGCAAATGGTCCACCGCCTTGATTTGATCCAATTTCAATTCGATGAAATCCAAAAAGCTGATTTGAAATTACGCGAAGATGAAGAATTGATGGAAGAGCGGAAGAAAATTAATAATTTCGAAAAAATCCATGAAGCGCTGCAAACCAGTTATAATGCTTTAAATGGTGAGCAGCATGCAATTGATTGGCTTTCCGTAGCCATGAATAATTTGGAGGAAGCGGCAGGGCTTGATGAAGGTTTAAAGAACAGCTCTGAAACCGTTTCAAATAGCTACTTCCTGCTTGAGGAGGCCGTGTCTAACATCCGTGACCAATTAGACTCTTTGGATTATGATACAGAGCGAGTGGAATTCATTGAAAGTCGCCTTAATGAAATAAATCAATTAAAGCGTAAATACGGGCGGACCATCGAGGAAATCCTGGAGTATGGGGCCGCTATTGAAGAAGAAGTCGAAAAGCTGCAAAATAGGGAAACCCATATAGCGAAGCTTGAAAAGGAAATGAAATCCATCAAGGCAGATTTAATTGTCGAAGCAAAGAATCTGTCTGAACTTCGCCAGAAATTTGCTCAGCAGCTAACCAAAAAGATTCATCAGGAATTAAAAGACTTATACATGGAAAAGACAATTTTTGAACCACATTTCCTTCAAACGGCCTATACTTTCGATGAATTGTCAGATAGGGGCATCAATCAGTCAGGGCTGGATTCAATGGAATTTTATATTTCCACCAATCCAGGTGAACCATTAAAACCTCTTTCTAAAATCGCATCTGGTGGTGAACTGTCGAGGATCATGCTGGCATTGAAAAGCATATTCTCCAAGCACCAAGGTATAACGTCCATTATCTTTGATGAAGTGGACACAGGTGTGAGCGGACGGGTTGCGCAATCCATTGCCGAAAAGATCTATAAAGTGGCAACCGGATCACAAGTACTGTGCATATCCCATTTGCCACAGGTGGCAGCTATGGCGGATACACACCTTTTCATTGCGAAAAATGTAAGGGCCGGACGCACGAATACTTCGGTAAAGCCGTTAATTGAAACTGAAAAAATAAAAGAAATTGGCAGGATGATTTCAGGAGTAGAGATAACGGATTTGACGAAACAACATGCAAATGAATTAATCCAGCTTGCCAAAAGGCTGAAAATTACATCTTGA
- the argR gene encoding transcriptional regulator ArgR, with amino-acid sequence MNKGQRHIKIRDIITNNDIETQDELVEELKLAGYNVTQATVSRDIKELHLVKVPLTDGRYKYSLPADQRFNPLQKLKRILVDAFVRIDSANNLLVMKMLPGNAQAICALIDNLNWQEILGTIGGDDTCLIICRSEEDAKIISGKFLDML; translated from the coding sequence ATGAATAAAGGACAACGACATATAAAAATAAGGGACATTATAACGAATAATGATATCGAAACCCAGGATGAGTTAGTTGAAGAATTGAAATTAGCTGGATACAATGTAACTCAAGCTACTGTTTCTAGGGATATTAAAGAGCTTCACCTTGTAAAAGTTCCTTTAACAGATGGAAGGTATAAATACAGTCTGCCGGCCGACCAACGTTTCAATCCACTTCAAAAATTAAAGAGAATCCTTGTCGATGCATTTGTACGCATTGACTCAGCCAACAATTTACTGGTTATGAAGATGCTCCCAGGTAATGCCCAGGCAATCTGTGCATTGATTGATAATCTAAATTGGCAAGAAATACTCGGGACGATCGGCGGCGACGATACTTGTTTAATTATCTGCCGTTCTGAGGAAGATGCAAAGATCATTTCCGGCAAATTCTTGGACATGCTCTAA
- a CDS encoding TlyA family RNA methyltransferase, producing MKVMKERVDVLLVEQGLADTREKAKRMVMAGLVYANEERYEKPGEKVPVDLEFTIKGKVMPYVSRGGLKLEKALREFDLQVNGKILLDIGSSTGGFTDCALQNGAIMSYALDVGYNQLAWKLRQDERVKVMERTNFRYVTPADLDGEMPNFASIDVSFISLTLILPVLKTLLVPNSDVVALVKPQFEAGKDQVGKKGIVRDPKIHKQVLDKIISFSLKEGYDIKDASFSPITGGDGNIEFLLHLHWQGSKEDGAILLSKTVDDIVGDAHAQFKKE from the coding sequence ATGAAAGTGATGAAAGAAAGAGTAGATGTATTACTTGTAGAACAAGGCTTGGCCGATACACGTGAAAAAGCGAAGCGTATGGTTATGGCTGGCCTTGTCTACGCGAATGAAGAAAGGTACGAAAAACCGGGGGAAAAAGTGCCGGTCGATCTCGAATTTACGATCAAAGGAAAAGTCATGCCTTACGTTTCAAGAGGCGGTCTTAAACTTGAGAAGGCATTAAGGGAATTCGATTTGCAAGTGAATGGAAAAATACTGCTTGATATAGGATCATCAACTGGTGGGTTCACGGATTGTGCTTTGCAAAACGGCGCCATAATGTCTTATGCGCTTGATGTCGGCTATAATCAGCTTGCCTGGAAGCTTAGACAGGATGAGCGGGTAAAAGTAATGGAACGGACCAATTTCCGTTATGTTACACCCGCCGATCTCGATGGGGAGATGCCAAACTTTGCAAGCATTGATGTTTCTTTCATCTCGCTTACGTTAATTTTACCGGTCCTAAAGACCTTACTCGTCCCGAATAGTGATGTCGTTGCCTTGGTTAAACCGCAATTCGAAGCTGGGAAGGATCAAGTGGGTAAAAAGGGGATTGTTCGTGATCCCAAAATCCATAAACAAGTGTTGGATAAGATCATTTCTTTTTCTTTAAAGGAAGGCTATGATATTAAGGATGCCTCCTTCTCACCGATTACCGGCGGTGATGGAAATATTGAATTCTTACTTCATTTACACTGGCAAGGGTCGAAGGAAGATGGAGCGATATTGCTTTCGAAAACGGTTGATGACATCGTTGGAGATGCCCATGCCCAATTTAAAAAAGAATAG
- the dxs gene encoding 1-deoxy-D-xylulose-5-phosphate synthase has product MDLLSIKDPSFLKKMNNEELVELSVEVRKFLVEKLSVTGGHIGPNLGVVELTIALHKEFDSPNDKILWDVGHQSYVHKILTGRAGEFDTLKKYKGLCGFPKMIESPHDVWETGHSSTSLSAAMGMAAARDIKGESSFILPVIGDGALTGGMALEALNHIGDEKKDMIVILNDNEMSIAPNVGALHTVLGRLRTAGKYNWAKDELELLLKKIPAVGGKLAATAERLKDSMKYLLVSGIFFEELGFTYLGPVDGHNYEELLENLRYAKKTKGPVLLHVITKKGKGYSPAELDTTGNWHGTGPYKIETGDFVKSPSKGPAWSALVSDTVSRLARDDERIVAITPAMPVGSKLVGFSQEFPERFYDVGIAEQHAATFAAGLATQKMKPFLAIYSTFLQRAYDQVVHDICRQNLNVFIGIDRAGLVGSDGETHQGVFDIAFLRHVPNMVLMMPKDENEGQHMVNTALNYNDGPIAMRFPRGNGWGVVMDTELKQIPIGSWEVLKEGTDAAILTFGTTIPMALEAAELLEKEDYSVKVINARFIKPLDENMLSSLLGEKMPILTIEEAVLQGGFGSSVLEYAHDQGFYGAIIDRMGIPDYFIEHGSVDELLEEIGLTTETAIKKIKMITPKKEKRA; this is encoded by the coding sequence TTGGATCTTCTATCTATAAAAGACCCTTCTTTTTTGAAGAAGATGAATAATGAAGAACTTGTCGAGTTAAGTGTGGAAGTACGTAAATTCCTTGTGGAAAAATTATCGGTGACCGGTGGGCATATTGGGCCCAATTTAGGTGTCGTCGAGTTGACTATAGCCTTGCATAAAGAATTCGACAGTCCGAATGATAAAATTTTATGGGATGTCGGACATCAATCCTATGTCCATAAAATCCTGACTGGCAGAGCAGGAGAGTTCGACACCTTAAAGAAATATAAAGGTCTTTGCGGTTTTCCTAAAATGATTGAAAGCCCCCATGATGTTTGGGAAACAGGTCACAGTTCGACTTCCCTTTCAGCTGCAATGGGAATGGCGGCTGCCCGTGATATCAAAGGTGAAAGCAGTTTTATTTTGCCTGTAATCGGGGACGGTGCACTAACAGGCGGAATGGCGCTTGAAGCGTTGAATCATATCGGTGATGAAAAAAAGGACATGATCGTTATCCTGAATGATAATGAAATGTCCATAGCCCCTAACGTAGGTGCTTTACACACGGTATTGGGAAGATTGCGGACAGCAGGTAAATATAACTGGGCAAAAGATGAATTGGAGCTGCTTTTGAAAAAAATTCCTGCAGTCGGTGGTAAACTTGCAGCTACAGCGGAACGCTTGAAGGATAGCATGAAGTACTTATTGGTTTCAGGAATCTTTTTCGAAGAGCTTGGTTTCACATACCTTGGACCAGTAGATGGTCATAATTATGAAGAATTGCTGGAGAATTTAAGATATGCCAAGAAAACGAAGGGACCTGTACTGCTGCATGTCATCACGAAAAAAGGCAAAGGATATTCACCTGCCGAATTGGATACAACAGGGAACTGGCATGGGACAGGCCCATATAAGATCGAGACTGGCGATTTCGTTAAATCCCCTAGTAAAGGTCCTGCTTGGAGCGCTCTTGTAAGCGATACTGTCAGCAGGCTAGCTCGTGACGATGAGCGGATTGTCGCGATTACACCTGCAATGCCTGTAGGATCGAAGTTGGTGGGCTTTTCTCAAGAGTTCCCAGAGCGTTTCTATGATGTAGGGATTGCCGAGCAGCATGCTGCAACTTTTGCTGCAGGATTGGCAACGCAAAAAATGAAACCTTTCCTGGCTATATATTCAACCTTCCTGCAAAGAGCTTATGACCAGGTCGTTCATGATATCTGCCGTCAAAATTTGAACGTATTCATAGGGATCGATCGTGCCGGATTGGTTGGTTCCGATGGTGAAACGCATCAAGGCGTTTTCGATATTGCTTTCTTGCGCCATGTTCCGAATATGGTGTTGATGATGCCTAAAGATGAAAACGAAGGTCAGCATATGGTCAATACAGCCTTAAACTATAATGATGGTCCGATTGCTATGCGTTTCCCTCGTGGGAATGGTTGGGGAGTTGTGATGGATACCGAATTAAAGCAGATTCCAATCGGTTCGTGGGAAGTTCTTAAAGAAGGAACGGATGCTGCCATCTTAACGTTCGGAACAACGATTCCCATGGCTCTTGAAGCGGCAGAATTGCTGGAGAAAGAGGATTATTCAGTTAAGGTGATCAATGCCCGGTTCATTAAGCCTTTGGATGAGAACATGCTAAGCAGTCTCCTTGGTGAAAAAATGCCAATCTTGACAATAGAAGAAGCGGTTCTTCAAGGTGGTTTTGGTAGCTCTGTACTTGAATATGCTCATGATCAAGGATTTTATGGGGCAATTATAGATCGAATGGGAATACCTGATTATTTCATTGAACATGGAAGTGTCGATGAGCTTCTTGAAGAAATCGGTTTAACGACTGAGACAGCCATCAAAAAGATTAAAATGATAACACCCAAAAAAGAAAAAAGGGCCTGA
- a CDS encoding polyprenyl synthetase family protein, translating to MGTASFEMFSKEYKAVIEREIVEYVNKLKAPAVVKEAMIYSLEAGGKRIRPLLVFAVLEAFGKNLRMGIPAAAAIEMIHTYSLIHDDLPAMDDDDLRRGKPTNHKVFGEAVAILAGDALLTYSFQLVTDMIDPEVTAEMKLNLVSEIANSAGAEGMVGGQVADMEGENKQLTLQELEYIHEHKTGKLLTASILSGAILAGANEEQQLHLRDFAYHLGLAFQIRDDILDIEGSVELIGKPVGSDVGNHKSTYPSLLTLQGAKEKLEHHIELAHAALGKTTLQTGLLNELTDLIANRNH from the coding sequence ATGGGTACGGCGTCCTTTGAAATGTTTTCTAAAGAATATAAGGCGGTTATAGAACGGGAAATCGTGGAATATGTAAATAAACTTAAAGCTCCGGCAGTGGTCAAAGAAGCCATGATCTATTCACTGGAGGCAGGAGGTAAACGGATTCGCCCGTTATTGGTCTTTGCGGTTCTGGAGGCCTTTGGAAAAAACTTGAGGATGGGGATTCCTGCAGCGGCTGCCATTGAAATGATTCATACATATTCTTTGATTCATGATGATCTTCCTGCGATGGATGATGATGATCTCCGCCGCGGAAAACCGACGAACCATAAAGTGTTCGGTGAAGCGGTAGCAATACTGGCAGGTGATGCGCTTCTTACATATAGCTTTCAATTGGTGACGGATATGATCGATCCCGAGGTGACGGCTGAAATGAAGCTGAACCTAGTAAGTGAAATTGCGAATTCTGCCGGAGCCGAAGGAATGGTTGGAGGTCAAGTTGCGGATATGGAAGGTGAAAATAAACAGTTGACCCTTCAGGAATTGGAGTATATACATGAACATAAAACAGGGAAGTTATTGACTGCAAGCATCCTTTCCGGTGCTATATTAGCCGGGGCGAATGAAGAACAGCAACTGCATTTACGTGACTTTGCATACCACCTGGGGCTTGCTTTTCAAATTCGCGATGATATTCTGGATATTGAAGGGTCAGTCGAGTTGATCGGCAAGCCGGTTGGCAGTGATGTGGGGAATCATAAAAGCACATATCCATCTTTACTTACGCTTCAAGGGGCAAAGGAAAAGTTGGAACATCATATAGAACTTGCCCATGCCGCTTTAGGAAAAACAACCTTACAAACGGGTTTGTTGAATGAACTAACTGATTTAATAGCAAACCGTAATCATTGA
- a CDS encoding exodeoxyribonuclease VII small subunit, producing the protein MTKKQEATFEEAMENLEKIVEQLEEGDVPLEEAISIYKQGMDLSRLCHSKLKAVEDQLTQILREDGELENFAVQEEE; encoded by the coding sequence ATGACAAAAAAACAAGAAGCTACATTTGAAGAAGCGATGGAGAATCTCGAAAAAATTGTAGAGCAGTTGGAAGAAGGCGATGTACCCCTGGAAGAAGCCATCTCCATATATAAACAAGGAATGGATTTATCAAGGCTTTGCCATTCAAAGCTTAAGGCTGTTGAAGATCAGTTGACTCAAATTTTACGCGAAGATGGGGAACTTGAAAACTTCGCTGTACAGGAGGAAGAATGA
- the xseA gene encoding exodeoxyribonuclease VII large subunit, which translates to MSNQQYLSVSALTKYIKRKFDADPHLQNVYIKGEISNFKQHTSGHMYFTLKDEKARLLSVMFAANNKGMKFLPENGMKVLVKGDISLYEAGGQYQLYVKSMAPDGVGDLYLAYEQLKKKLEAAGLFLAEHKKPIPQYPKSVGVITSPTGAALRDILITIKRRYPIARIIVYPALVQGNNAAKSIAKAISMANARAESDVLIVGRGGGSIEELWAFNEEIVAESIYDSDIPVISAVGHETDFTIADFVADMRAPTPTGAAELAVPHLNEILERLMNRKNRLTRSIQEAVNFERTRLTRLERSYAFRYPHKMYEQKLEQLDKTMDRLGRTSTRYFMKKRDELNQLNDILKKQHPEQAVKNAKDELQQHAKVLRRAMEAIYRQKSQQFVHITATLTALSPLKIMERGYGLVFAEDETLVKSTQQVSKGDKIAVSIKDGTLECEIKEIKERIEP; encoded by the coding sequence ATGAGCAACCAACAATATTTGAGTGTGTCGGCTTTAACGAAGTACATCAAAAGGAAGTTCGATGCCGACCCCCATTTGCAAAATGTATACATAAAAGGTGAAATTTCGAATTTTAAACAACATACAAGCGGACATATGTATTTTACTTTAAAGGATGAGAAGGCCCGACTCCTCTCCGTTATGTTTGCCGCCAATAATAAAGGGATGAAATTCCTGCCCGAAAATGGTATGAAGGTACTTGTTAAGGGCGATATATCATTATATGAAGCAGGGGGACAGTATCAGCTTTATGTGAAAAGCATGGCCCCTGATGGTGTGGGGGATTTGTATCTTGCTTATGAACAGCTGAAGAAAAAGCTGGAGGCGGCAGGTTTGTTTTTGGCCGAACACAAGAAGCCGATCCCGCAGTACCCTAAGTCTGTAGGTGTCATAACATCGCCGACCGGAGCTGCATTAAGAGATATCCTGATAACCATCAAGCGGAGATATCCAATCGCCAGGATCATCGTTTATCCAGCACTTGTACAAGGGAATAATGCAGCTAAATCGATTGCCAAGGCAATTTCCATGGCTAACGCAAGGGCGGAAAGCGATGTTCTCATTGTCGGAAGGGGCGGCGGGTCGATAGAGGAACTATGGGCGTTTAATGAGGAGATAGTGGCTGAATCGATTTATGATTCCGATATACCGGTAATTTCTGCTGTCGGTCACGAAACCGATTTTACAATTGCTGATTTTGTAGCCGATATGCGTGCTCCTACACCGACTGGTGCAGCAGAGTTAGCGGTTCCTCACTTGAATGAAATACTCGAACGCCTGATGAACCGCAAGAACCGATTGACCCGATCCATTCAAGAAGCGGTGAATTTTGAACGAACCCGTTTGACCAGGCTGGAGAGGTCTTATGCCTTCCGTTATCCACATAAAATGTATGAACAGAAGCTTGAACAGCTAGACAAGACGATGGACAGGTTAGGTAGGACCAGCACGCGATATTTCATGAAAAAGAGAGATGAGCTGAATCAGCTGAACGATATTCTGAAAAAGCAGCATCCTGAACAAGCGGTAAAAAATGCGAAAGATGAATTACAGCAGCATGCAAAGGTTTTACGGAGGGCCATGGAGGCCATCTATCGGCAAAAATCACAGCAGTTCGTCCATATTACAGCCACTTTAACGGCCCTCAGTCCACTAAAAATCATGGAACGGGGCTATGGTTTGGTTTTTGCTGAGGATGAAACATTAGTGAAAAGTACACAGCAAGTATCCAAAGGGGATAAGATAGCGGTTTCGATAAAAGATGGAACACTTGAATGTGAAATTAAAGAAATAAAGGAGCGGATTGAACCATGA
- the folD gene encoding bifunctional methylenetetrahydrofolate dehydrogenase/methenyltetrahydrofolate cyclohydrolase FolD, protein MSAQIINGKEIAESVRQEISKEVQQLREKNIVPGLAVILVGDNQASQTYVRNKQKACDDLGMHSVLIKKPAELSQEELIQSIAELNQDDSIHGILVQLPLPGHIQEKAIIEAISPEKDVDGFHPINIGRMMTGQDAFLPCTPYGVMVMLEYIDYDLEGKHVVIVGRSNIVGKPAGQLFLNANATVTYCHSRTKDLAYYTKQADVVVAAVGKRDTITSDHIKEGAVVIDVGMNRNDEGKLCGDVAFDEVKNKASFITPVPKGVGPMTITMLMKNTVKSAQKALEQNEQALKS, encoded by the coding sequence ATGTCAGCTCAAATCATTAATGGTAAAGAAATTGCGGAGTCAGTTAGGCAGGAAATCAGTAAGGAAGTTCAACAATTACGTGAAAAAAATATCGTTCCGGGTTTGGCAGTAATCCTGGTGGGTGACAATCAAGCATCACAAACTTATGTGCGCAATAAGCAAAAGGCCTGTGATGACTTGGGCATGCATTCCGTATTGATTAAAAAGCCTGCGGAACTCTCTCAGGAGGAATTAATTCAGAGCATTGCTGAATTAAACCAGGATGACAGTATTCATGGTATATTGGTGCAGCTGCCTTTGCCTGGACATATTCAGGAAAAAGCGATCATTGAAGCGATTTCGCCTGAAAAGGATGTTGATGGATTCCACCCGATTAATATTGGGCGGATGATGACGGGGCAAGATGCATTTTTACCTTGTACTCCATATGGCGTCATGGTAATGCTTGAGTATATCGACTATGACCTTGAAGGTAAGCATGTTGTCATCGTAGGGAGAAGTAATATCGTCGGAAAACCAGCCGGACAATTATTTTTAAATGCAAATGCAACCGTTACATACTGTCATTCACGGACAAAGGATCTTGCCTATTATACTAAGCAAGCCGATGTAGTTGTGGCAGCTGTCGGAAAGAGGGACACGATCACTAGTGACCATATTAAAGAAGGCGCAGTCGTCATTGACGTCGGAATGAACAGGAATGATGAAGGGAAGCTTTGCGGTGATGTGGCGTTTGATGAAGTGAAAAATAAGGCTTCATTCATTACACCTGTTCCTAAAGGCGTTGGTCCAATGACGATTACGATGCTTATGAAGAATACGGTCAAATCTGCTCAAAAAGCACTTGAACAGAACGAGCAAGCATTAAAAAGCTGA